The Verrucomicrobiota bacterium DNA segment CCGGACTCATCCTTCAATCGATCTTTGGTTTAAAGGATTCCAGCGGCGGAACACGGCGGGAAGAGGACGATCATCCATCGCACACCCTTAGGCAGTGTCGCGCCAGAACATCACCCGCAGCGGATCCGCAGAACACGCAGAAAAGAGGAAACATCCACAGATTACACAGATTAAGAGGACCTGGGGGCAGCTCAAAGTTGACACTCGCACCCACCCCGCATGCCGCCGCTCCGAACTCCGAACTCCGAACCCCGAACCCCGAACCCCGAACCCCGAACTCCGAACTCTTTCCTCTTCCCGCCGTGGTCGCCGTGTTCCGTCGTGTTCGCCGTGTGAACTCTTACGTTGTGCCCGCCGTGTGACCAAACTCCGAACCCGCTACTCCTCCGTCAGTTTGAGTTCGGCGAACCAGAAGGTGCTCTGGTCAACCGAAAGATCGCTGAACGTCAGGCGAGCGGGATCGGCGTTTTCAGAAGGGGTAAACTCCACGGTGTAAGTCTTCCATTGATCGCCGAGCGCCACGTTGGTCCCCTGAACCAGTGAGGCCTGGTTACCGGTGGCCTTTTCCGGCACGACGTAGACGTATTCCCGCGAAGAACTCTTGGCGCGAAAGGCACACCGGTAACGTTTGCCCGCCTGAAACTTGAGGGCCGGTACCCGCAGTTCGACGCTCCAGAAAAGGGGCCCCGGCTTCGAAACGGTGACGGCCGCGACCTTTGCGCCGCTGGCTTCCTCGACCACGCGCTCCAAACGTGCCTGAGCGCCTCGTTGCACTTCGAGCTGAAACAGGGCCGGATCCGGCACCACTTCCTGCGCAAACCCGGCAGCGGCCGGCACGAGACAAATCAGGAAAACGCTCCGGACCACCAAATCAGGGACACGCATAGGGTCCTCATTTCAGGTCACGCCTGGGTTTTCAAGCCAGATCGCGTGGCGCGCCACAGGAAACCGGCGATACCCGAAATGCTGCCACCCGGCCTGCCGGGCCAAGGCCCTGAACTCGGCGGCCGCGAACGCCCGGCGCATCGACATCCGCGCGTCGTGCCTGGTCATTCGCTGCCGGAATGCCAACTCAGTCAGAAGGTAGATCCCGAGGAGGCTGAGATCGGACCGCTCGATATCCGCAATTAATACCGCTTTCCGCGCGAACATCCGAGCGCGGCGCAAGAGCGCCACGGCCTGAGCATCGCTGAAGTGATGCAACGCCAGGGAGCAAAACACATAATCATAGGCGGCTTCAGGCTGGAAGCGCGTCACGTCCGCACGGATCAGTCTGATCTCAGGGTAACAAGCGCATTGGGCTTCCGCCAACGCCAGGGTCGAGGCTTGAAAATCGACGGCATCCACCCGGATGGCGACGGCGCGTGCCCGTCCCCAATCGACGATGTACCTTGGGATGTCGGCCGTCGCCGTACAAAAATCCAGCAGAGACGCCCGGTGCCCGGGCCGGAACCATCGCCGCAGAAAATGTTCAACCAACGCGTAGCTGCCGAACCAGCGGTTTAACCGCTGCAGGTTGTGCAGGTCGCAGATGAGCTCCGGGGAGATCGGCTGATCTTCGTCCATGAGCTCGCGTTCAGCGGCGTCAAAGCTTCGTTCCGGAAACAGCCAGTTACTGGACATCGTCAAGTGCCACAAATGAAGAGCGTGTCGGGTGTCGGGTGTCGGGTGTCGGGTGTCGGGTGTCGGGTGTCGGGTGAATCGTGGGGGAGCGCTGCCCCTGTCAAGCTTGTAATTCCTCTTTCCGCCGTGGTCGCCGTGGCTCGCCGTGTTCGCCGTGTGAACTCTTACGTTGTGCCCGCCACACCCGCTGCGGCCACCGTGTGACCGTGTGAACTCTGTCGTTTGCCCGGCACCTCACCATGACCGCCGTGTGGCCAGGTACGCAAGCATGCGGCCGGTCCTGCCGCGTTCCTTGCGGTACGAATAGAAGCGCGTCAGGTCGGTGGCCGTGTTTTCCCCGTCGTCGGCGATCCGGCCCACGCCGGCTGCGGCCAACTGTCGCCGGATTTCAGCGGCAAAGTCGATTTCATACTCCGGCGGGCGAATGCAAGGGCTGAGTTGGGCAACCAGGTCCGGCGGGTTTGTGCCGAACGCTTCCGACATC contains these protein-coding regions:
- a CDS encoding carbohydrate binding domain-containing protein, with amino-acid sequence MRVPDLVVRSVFLICLVPAAAGFAQEVVPDPALFQLEVQRGAQARLERVVEEASGAKVAAVTVSKPGPLFWSVELRVPALKFQAGKRYRCAFRAKSSSREYVYVVPEKATGNQASLVQGTNVALGDQWKTYTVEFTPSENADPARLTFSDLSVDQSTFWFAELKLTEE
- a CDS encoding methyltransferase domain-containing protein, with amino-acid sequence MSSNWLFPERSFDAAERELMDEDQPISPELICDLHNLQRLNRWFGSYALVEHFLRRWFRPGHRASLLDFCTATADIPRYIVDWGRARAVAIRVDAVDFQASTLALAEAQCACYPEIRLIRADVTRFQPEAAYDYVFCSLALHHFSDAQAVALLRRARMFARKAVLIADIERSDLSLLGIYLLTELAFRQRMTRHDARMSMRRAFAAAEFRALARQAGWQHFGYRRFPVARHAIWLENPGVT